From Candidatus Manganitrophus morganii, the proteins below share one genomic window:
- a CDS encoding ATP citrate lyase, which translates to MAKVLEGPGMGLLSKWGMTVPHYVVITAADQLDRLSQANPWLRESKLVVKAHEAIGSRMKLGLVKVGLDLDAARKASSEMLGKNLNGMTISQVIISEMIQHKEEFYLAVKSVREGAELLLASVGGIEVEANWEKVKRIAIPLGTDPTREQLASLAKEAGFKGDLAGKVADFALKLYQCYDQEDGTYIEINPLVTREDGDLVALDAVTMVDGDARFRHPDWNFTFASEFGRPYTNDERAIMEIDSRIKGSVKFIEIPGGDTALLPAGGGASVYYSDAVLALGGKIANYAEYSGDPPDWAVEALTEKVCSLKGIKRIIVGGAIANFTNVKKTFAGIINGFRKAKAEGKLEGVEIWVRRGGPFEKEGLAAMKALEAEGFNIHVYDRYTPLTDIIDYAIKGVGK; encoded by the coding sequence ATGGCAAAGGTGTTGGAAGGTCCTGGAATGGGGCTTCTCTCAAAGTGGGGGATGACGGTTCCCCACTACGTCGTCATCACGGCGGCGGATCAACTCGATCGGCTCTCTCAAGCCAATCCCTGGCTTCGGGAATCGAAATTGGTCGTCAAGGCGCACGAGGCGATCGGCTCCCGAATGAAACTGGGCCTCGTGAAAGTCGGTCTCGATCTGGATGCGGCGCGAAAGGCCTCCAGCGAGATGCTCGGGAAAAATCTCAATGGGATGACGATTTCTCAGGTCATCATTTCCGAAATGATCCAGCATAAAGAAGAATTCTACCTGGCCGTCAAGTCGGTTCGGGAAGGGGCCGAGCTGCTCCTGGCAAGTGTCGGCGGAATCGAAGTCGAAGCCAATTGGGAGAAGGTCAAGCGGATCGCAATTCCTTTGGGAACCGATCCAACGCGGGAGCAATTGGCGAGCCTCGCCAAAGAGGCTGGCTTTAAGGGAGATCTCGCCGGAAAAGTCGCCGACTTTGCCCTCAAGCTTTATCAATGCTACGACCAGGAAGACGGCACCTACATCGAGATCAACCCGCTTGTCACCCGCGAAGACGGGGATCTGGTTGCCCTCGATGCCGTGACGATGGTCGACGGCGACGCCCGGTTCCGTCATCCCGATTGGAATTTCACCTTCGCCTCCGAGTTCGGCCGCCCCTACACCAACGACGAGCGGGCGATCATGGAGATCGACTCCCGGATCAAGGGTTCGGTGAAGTTCATCGAAATCCCCGGCGGCGATACGGCGCTTTTGCCGGCGGGGGGCGGGGCTTCCGTCTATTATTCCGATGCTGTCCTGGCCTTGGGAGGCAAAATCGCAAATTATGCCGAGTACTCCGGAGATCCTCCCGACTGGGCGGTCGAAGCGCTGACCGAGAAGGTCTGCTCCCTCAAGGGGATCAAGCGGATCATCGTCGGCGGGGCGATCGCCAACTTCACCAACGTGAAGAAGACCTTCGCGGGGATCATCAACGGATTCCGAAAGGCGAAGGCCGAAGGGAAGCTGGAAGGGGTTGAGATTTGGGTTCGGCGCGGCGGGCCGTTCGAGAAGGAAGGATTGGCGGCGATGAAGGCGCTTGAGGCGGAGGGTTTCAACATTCACGTCTATGACCGCTACACACCCTTAACCGATATTATCGATTACGCGATTAAAGGAGTGGGAAAATGA
- a CDS encoding glycosyltransferase — MTGLPENLRPLVSIVIPAYNAAQTLPQTLDSVLAQTYSNIEVIVVNDGSTDKTAEVLRAYADKVRGIDQPNGGLPNARNKGCRAARGEFIALMDADDLCRPERIAVQVAAFQNCPEAVLCCSDFSAFNAEGPVASSHSATYYSMIGEAPEGFSSLYPERRKIEVAADAFPGSQRPAAVEAYVGRVYRELAQGNFVHPPTVMFRRSLLETAGTFDETLRYDCDWEWMVRMARTGAFVYVDRPMLDYRLSETQMSSSPRRAIDTLRAATKIWESDADLMSKNHARMQTGLGQLCLEAAYALAEEQRIDAAKMLARSVWTYGLVKPASVKTAIRILMPLPLLELIRHLRSGS, encoded by the coding sequence GTGACTGGTCTCCCCGAAAATCTCCGGCCGCTCGTCAGCATCGTTATTCCGGCCTACAACGCCGCTCAGACGTTGCCGCAGACGCTCGACAGCGTTCTCGCGCAAACCTATTCCAACATCGAAGTTATTGTAGTGAACGACGGATCGACCGACAAAACCGCCGAAGTCCTCCGTGCGTACGCGGACAAGGTGCGCGGCATCGACCAACCGAATGGAGGCCTGCCGAATGCCCGCAACAAGGGCTGCCGCGCCGCCCGCGGTGAGTTCATCGCTCTGATGGATGCGGACGACTTGTGTCGGCCGGAGCGCATCGCGGTGCAGGTGGCTGCCTTCCAGAACTGTCCCGAGGCGGTCCTCTGTTGCTCGGACTTCTCGGCGTTCAACGCCGAGGGTCCGGTCGCCAGTTCACACAGCGCGACCTACTATTCTATGATCGGAGAGGCCCCGGAGGGATTCAGTTCGCTCTATCCCGAGCGGCGGAAGATCGAGGTGGCGGCGGACGCATTCCCTGGGTCACAGCGGCCGGCCGCCGTCGAAGCCTATGTGGGAAGGGTCTATCGTGAGCTAGCGCAGGGCAATTTCGTCCACCCTCCCACGGTGATGTTCCGGCGCAGCCTGCTGGAAACGGCGGGGACATTCGACGAAACGCTGCGCTACGATTGTGATTGGGAATGGATGGTGCGTATGGCTCGCACCGGCGCCTTTGTGTATGTGGACCGGCCGATGCTCGATTACCGCCTGTCGGAGACACAGATGTCTTCTTCTCCACGCCGCGCCATCGACACCCTGCGCGCCGCGACGAAGATCTGGGAGTCGGACGCCGATTTGATGTCTAAAAATCACGCCCGGATGCAAACGGGCCTGGGGCAGCTCTGTCTTGAAGCCGCTTATGCGTTGGCGGAAGAACAAAGAATAGATGCCGCAAAGATGCTGGCTAGAAGCGTTTGGACGTACGGCCTGGTCAAACCTGCGAGCGTTAAAACGGCGATTCGGATTCTAATGCCTCTCCCGCTTCTTGAACTCATCCGGCATTTGCGGTCAGGCTCTTGA
- a CDS encoding molybdopterin-dependent oxidoreductase, with protein MATNGKSILSVEGTVQKKRGWSYEELSRLPKEHQVEDVSRLVAGMEGAGVRVKAVLKESNPLSKADHVTFHSLDGKFAASVPLQEAIEKGILIYKRDGGPLPDSKGGPIRLIVPHGDNACSNVKSVIRIELTVGKGKDTTWDPDHDNPAIHGHSHDHGHDHGHDHDHDHGHDHDHHDHGHDHGHDHHDHDHGHSH; from the coding sequence ATGGCGACCAACGGGAAATCGATTTTAAGCGTAGAGGGAACGGTTCAAAAGAAGAGAGGGTGGAGTTATGAAGAGCTCTCCCGTCTTCCCAAGGAACATCAAGTTGAAGATGTCAGCCGGTTGGTCGCCGGGATGGAAGGGGCGGGCGTTCGTGTCAAAGCGGTCTTAAAGGAGTCGAATCCTCTCTCCAAGGCCGACCATGTGACGTTCCATTCGCTGGATGGAAAATTTGCCGCCAGTGTCCCTCTGCAAGAGGCGATTGAAAAAGGAATTCTGATCTACAAGCGGGACGGCGGCCCTCTCCCCGATTCGAAGGGGGGACCGATTCGGCTGATCGTCCCGCACGGGGACAACGCGTGCAGCAACGTGAAATCGGTGATCCGAATCGAATTGACCGTGGGGAAAGGGAAAGACACCACCTGGGACCCCGACCACGACAATCCCGCCATCCACGGACACTCCCACGATCACGGGCATGACCACGGGCATGATCACGACCACGATCACGGGCATGACCATGATCACCATGACCATGGGCATGATCATGGACACGATCATCATGACCACGATCATGGACACTCCCACTAA
- a CDS encoding KGG domain-containing protein, producing MAEKSPRGFAAMDTEKQKEIARKGGKAAHEKGTAHEFTPEEAREAGRKGGQAAHQKGTAHEFTPEEAREAGRKGGQAARRRFAQQQSPPQAEEQPVSQSPEEIKEEERKAA from the coding sequence ATGGCGGAAAAGAGCCCGCGCGGATTTGCCGCAATGGATACGGAAAAACAAAAGGAAATCGCCCGAAAGGGGGGAAAAGCGGCCCATGAGAAGGGAACGGCGCATGAGTTCACCCCTGAAGAGGCCAGAGAGGCCGGCCGAAAGGGAGGACAGGCCGCCCATCAAAAGGGGACGGCGCATGAGTTTACCCCTGAGGAGGCCAGAGAGGCCGGCCGAAAGGGGGGACAGGCCGCCCGCCGCAGGTTTGCCCAACAGCAGTCCCCGCCGCAGGCCGAAGAACAGCCGGTTTCCCAATCCCCTGAAGAGATCAAGGAAGAAGAAAGAAAAGCCGCCTGA
- a CDS encoding ATP citrate lyase: MSIVANKETRVVIQGGPAGVNAARRMAEFCHLTRQPLHVLAFVFPPDAGKTAEVPFGSELVSIPIFKTMAEATAAFPALNTTLIFVGPDRAFKAAMEALADPKIKLVSMITEGVPEKDSKRLSLEAKKLGKVFNGPSAIGIISAGECRLGVIGGAFDNLILSKLHRPGSFGVITKSGGLSNEIIWICSQFADGITTAIGIGGDAYPGSDYVTYLEMFEKDPQTKAVIIVGEMGGDLEERAAEWFGEKKRRIKLIAVVSGYCQEQLPKGMKFGHAGAKEGQHGEGSARSKADALKKSGAIVPATFGGLGPTIKQVYEEIVARGEVRPTVDGDVTALPKLPKPVEEAIKSGDVFVEPLIKSTISDDRGDEPLYYGYPASDLINKGYQIPHVMGLLWDKRLITPVEAEIVKRIIMLSADHGPCVSGALTTIIAACAGIQMAQSVAAGLIMIGPRFGGAVTDAGKWFKYAVEKKLSPEDFLEHMKKNVGPVPGIGHRVKSVKNPDKRVKELVSFVKSTGVPTPHLDFALSVEKITTAKKDTLILNVDGTIAAVLVDLGWPVESLNGFFILARTIGLIGHWVDQTRNGSRLIRMFNYVVNYASPKRREAPPLETNTKKIEVRQEVLK; the protein is encoded by the coding sequence ATGAGTATCGTCGCCAACAAAGAGACCCGCGTTGTGATTCAAGGCGGACCGGCCGGGGTCAACGCCGCCCGCCGGATGGCCGAGTTCTGTCACCTGACCCGTCAACCGCTCCATGTCCTTGCCTTTGTTTTTCCGCCCGATGCCGGCAAAACGGCGGAGGTTCCCTTCGGAAGCGAGTTGGTTTCGATTCCTATTTTCAAAACGATGGCGGAGGCCACGGCCGCTTTTCCCGCCTTGAATACGACCTTGATTTTTGTCGGACCGGATCGCGCGTTTAAAGCGGCGATGGAAGCCTTGGCCGATCCGAAGATCAAGCTGGTCTCGATGATCACGGAAGGGGTGCCGGAGAAAGATTCCAAGCGGCTGAGCCTCGAAGCCAAAAAGCTCGGCAAGGTTTTCAACGGACCGTCGGCGATCGGGATCATCTCGGCCGGCGAGTGCCGTCTCGGTGTGATCGGCGGGGCGTTCGACAATTTGATTCTCTCGAAGCTCCACCGGCCCGGATCGTTCGGCGTCATCACCAAATCGGGCGGTCTCTCCAACGAGATCATCTGGATCTGCAGCCAGTTCGCCGACGGAATCACGACGGCGATCGGCATCGGCGGCGACGCGTATCCCGGCTCCGACTACGTCACCTATCTTGAGATGTTCGAAAAAGATCCTCAGACCAAAGCGGTGATCATTGTCGGAGAGATGGGGGGAGATCTCGAAGAGCGCGCCGCGGAGTGGTTCGGGGAAAAGAAGCGGCGGATAAAACTGATCGCGGTCGTTTCCGGGTATTGCCAAGAGCAGCTCCCCAAGGGGATGAAGTTCGGCCATGCCGGCGCGAAAGAGGGACAGCACGGCGAGGGCTCGGCCCGGAGCAAGGCGGACGCCTTGAAGAAATCGGGCGCCATCGTGCCGGCGACCTTCGGCGGACTCGGCCCGACGATCAAGCAGGTTTATGAGGAGATCGTGGCCCGGGGCGAAGTGCGGCCGACGGTCGACGGAGACGTCACGGCGCTTCCGAAACTTCCGAAGCCGGTGGAAGAGGCGATCAAGTCGGGCGATGTCTTCGTCGAGCCGTTGATCAAATCGACGATCAGCGACGACCGGGGAGACGAGCCGCTCTATTACGGCTATCCCGCTTCCGATCTGATCAACAAGGGATATCAGATTCCGCACGTGATGGGGCTCCTCTGGGACAAGCGGCTGATCACCCCGGTCGAAGCGGAGATCGTCAAGCGGATCATCATGCTCTCGGCCGACCACGGTCCCTGCGTTTCGGGGGCGCTCACCACGATCATCGCCGCGTGTGCCGGGATTCAGATGGCGCAATCGGTCGCGGCCGGTCTGATCATGATCGGACCCCGGTTCGGGGGCGCCGTCACCGATGCAGGAAAATGGTTCAAGTATGCGGTCGAGAAGAAGCTCTCTCCGGAAGATTTTCTGGAGCATATGAAGAAAAACGTCGGGCCGGTGCCGGGGATCGGCCATCGGGTCAAGAGCGTCAAGAATCCCGACAAGCGGGTGAAAGAGCTGGTCTCCTTCGTGAAGTCGACCGGGGTTCCGACGCCGCATCTTGATTTCGCCTTGTCAGTCGAGAAGATCACCACGGCAAAGAAGGACACCCTGATCTTGAACGTCGATGGAACGATCGCCGCCGTTCTGGTCGATCTCGGCTGGCCGGTGGAATCGCTCAACGGGTTCTTCATCCTGGCGCGGACGATCGGTCTGATCGGTCACTGGGTCGACCAAACCCGCAACGGAAGCCGTCTGATTCGAATGTTCAATTACGTGGTCAACTACGCCTCTCCGAAACGGAGGGAAGCCCCTCCCCTCGAAACGAATACCAAGAAAATCGAGGTCCGGCAAGAGGTGTTGAAGTAG